A region from the Mesorhizobium sp. J8 genome encodes:
- a CDS encoding alpha/beta hydrolase, with translation MAGDPTDPASRGKYADRLDPELWDYIDRVNSWYPPEIVAAPLAEQRAVYDRMCAAFHQGHPEGVTTSDGLVAAAAHAIPVRRYRMADKTAAAIVVYYHGGGFVLGNLDSHDDICAEICAGTGFEVVSADYRLAPEHLHPASFGDALAVFEWAASTSALPIVLCGESAGSNLAAAVAHATRRHSRHAIGQMLIYPGLDGDESERSYIEHAEAPLLSVSDIELYRRIRAAPGQALDDPTFSPLRDRDFSGLPPTIIVTAECDPLSSDGEVYRDRIVAAGGQAWWREEPRLVHSFVRARPTVPRAAEAFARIVADIGTLGRGEWRY, from the coding sequence GTGGCCGGCGACCCAACCGATCCGGCGAGCCGCGGCAAATATGCCGATCGGCTGGATCCGGAACTCTGGGACTATATCGACCGGGTCAACAGCTGGTACCCGCCCGAGATCGTTGCCGCGCCCCTTGCGGAGCAACGCGCGGTCTATGATCGGATGTGCGCCGCGTTCCACCAAGGCCATCCGGAAGGTGTGACGACCAGCGACGGTCTTGTCGCCGCGGCGGCGCATGCGATCCCGGTGCGACGCTATCGCATGGCGGACAAGACGGCGGCAGCGATCGTCGTCTATTATCACGGCGGTGGCTTTGTGCTCGGCAACCTCGACAGCCATGACGATATCTGCGCGGAAATCTGCGCCGGCACGGGCTTCGAAGTGGTCTCGGCCGACTACCGCCTGGCGCCGGAGCATCTCCATCCCGCCTCCTTCGGCGATGCGCTTGCCGTGTTCGAATGGGCCGCCTCGACCAGCGCATTGCCGATCGTGCTTTGCGGCGAAAGCGCCGGCAGCAACCTGGCGGCGGCCGTCGCTCACGCGACTCGCCGCCATTCCCGGCACGCGATCGGACAGATGCTGATCTATCCCGGCCTGGACGGCGACGAGAGCGAACGGTCGTACATCGAACATGCCGAAGCGCCGCTGCTCAGCGTCAGCGACATCGAGTTGTACCGGCGTATCCGCGCAGCGCCTGGGCAGGCTTTGGACGACCCGACGTTCTCGCCGCTCAGGGACCGCGATTTCTCCGGGCTCCCGCCGACGATCATCGTCACCGCCGAATGCGATCCGCTGTCCTCCGACGGCGAAGTCTACCGCGACCGGATTGTGGCCGCCGGCGGGCAAGCCTGGTGGCGCGAGGAGCCAAGGCTGGTGCACTCGTTCGTGCGGGCGAGGCCGACGGTGCCGCGCGCCGCGGAGGCCTTTGCAAGGATTGTTGCCGATATCGGCACGCTTGGGCGGGGCGAGTGGCGGTATTGA
- a CDS encoding isochorismatase family protein, whose protein sequence is MKTPISIRRGTVAAVFIDLQEEHRKDKRYLVEGFSDILANVRRLQEAARRNFVPLYHWAYIVDLAQARPFHPVDESGKSAFSDKDDPLTAICHEVAARDGEATLVKQEASAFGKNDFADKLKAAGIEWLVIAGVWTEACIDATVKDAVARGFRVLLVKDACGSASAAMHQTGILNLANRLYGGAVTNTLDACRLMAGDTVEVWQIEGSVPLRFTFENAARLYAEL, encoded by the coding sequence ATGAAAACGCCCATTTCCATCCGGCGCGGCACGGTGGCCGCGGTGTTCATCGATCTCCAGGAAGAGCATCGCAAGGACAAGCGCTATCTGGTCGAGGGATTTAGCGACATCCTCGCCAATGTACGGCGCTTGCAGGAGGCGGCGCGGCGGAATTTCGTGCCGCTTTACCACTGGGCCTATATCGTCGATCTCGCTCAGGCGCGGCCGTTCCACCCGGTCGACGAAAGCGGCAAGTCTGCCTTTTCCGACAAGGACGATCCGCTGACGGCGATCTGCCATGAAGTCGCGGCAAGAGACGGCGAAGCGACGCTGGTCAAGCAGGAGGCCAGCGCCTTCGGAAAGAACGATTTCGCCGACAAGCTCAAGGCGGCCGGCATCGAATGGCTGGTGATTGCCGGCGTGTGGACCGAGGCCTGCATCGACGCCACGGTGAAGGACGCCGTGGCGCGCGGCTTTCGCGTGCTTTTGGTCAAGGATGCATGCGGCAGCGCCAGCGCCGCCATGCATCAGACCGGCATCCTCAACCTTGCCAACCGGCTCTATGGCGGCGCCGTCACCAACACGCTCGATGCCTGCCGGCTGATGGCCGGCGACACGGTGGAGGTGTGGCAGATCGAGGGCTCGGTGCCGCTGCGCTTCACCTTCGAGAACGCGGCGCGGCTTTACGCCGAGCTCTGA
- a CDS encoding M24 family metallopeptidase, with protein sequence MSIVVFDPDSTEDVDFKDRMRHPAAADPAGGMWLSDTEPSFIDADALRKGRLAKLRAWMREAGYGGVVLFDPYNQRYATGSRNMFGYFLRNSTRYFFIPTEGPIVLFEYPQSYHVSMVLDTIDEARPSKLVWSSVSGRDDETAGPFADEITELLKKHGGGSMKLGLDRCSHLQALALEKRGCEVKDCQGEILAVRAVKTPEEVKCLQASMAGAEAAVAAVREAIKPGVSENELFAIMYHEVIRQGGEFIETRLLTSGQRTNPWFNEASGRKIRPGELVALDTDTIGCYGYYSDFSRTFRCGPGKPTPYQKSLYRMARDQVQHNIGIVKPGMAFREIAEKAWKIPDRFVDQRYTSVMHGVGMHGETPFIAHAMDYETYGRDGIIVPGMVVSVESYIGEKGGREGVKLEDEILITETGTELLSRFPYEDEFLDN encoded by the coding sequence ATGAGCATCGTCGTATTCGACCCCGACAGCACCGAGGATGTGGACTTCAAGGACCGCATGCGCCACCCCGCCGCGGCCGATCCGGCCGGCGGCATGTGGCTGTCCGACACCGAGCCGTCCTTCATCGACGCGGATGCGCTGCGCAAGGGGCGGCTGGCCAAGCTGCGCGCCTGGATGCGCGAGGCGGGCTATGGCGGCGTCGTTTTGTTCGATCCCTATAACCAGCGTTACGCCACCGGATCGCGCAACATGTTCGGCTATTTCCTGCGCAACTCGACGCGGTATTTCTTCATCCCGACCGAAGGGCCGATCGTGTTGTTCGAATATCCGCAGAGCTACCATGTCTCCATGGTGCTCGACACGATCGACGAGGCGCGGCCGTCGAAACTGGTCTGGTCTTCCGTCTCCGGCCGCGACGACGAGACCGCCGGGCCGTTCGCCGACGAGATCACCGAGCTTTTGAAAAAGCATGGCGGCGGTTCGATGAAGCTCGGCCTCGACCGCTGCAGCCATCTGCAGGCGCTGGCGCTCGAAAAGCGCGGCTGCGAGGTGAAGGACTGCCAGGGCGAGATCCTGGCGGTGCGCGCGGTGAAGACGCCGGAGGAAGTGAAATGCCTGCAGGCTTCGATGGCCGGCGCCGAGGCGGCCGTGGCCGCCGTGCGCGAGGCGATCAAGCCCGGCGTTTCCGAAAACGAGCTCTTCGCCATCATGTATCACGAGGTGATCCGCCAGGGCGGCGAGTTCATCGAGACCCGCCTGCTCACCTCGGGACAGCGCACCAATCCCTGGTTCAACGAGGCGAGCGGGCGCAAGATCAGGCCGGGCGAACTGGTCGCGCTCGATACCGACACGATCGGCTGCTACGGCTATTATTCCGACTTCTCGCGCACCTTCCGCTGCGGCCCGGGCAAGCCGACGCCCTACCAGAAATCGCTCTACCGCATGGCGCGTGACCAGGTGCAGCACAATATTGGCATCGTGAAGCCCGGCATGGCGTTCCGCGAGATAGCCGAGAAGGCGTGGAAGATCCCGGACCGCTTCGTCGACCAACGCTACACCTCGGTCATGCACGGCGTCGGCATGCATGGCGAAACGCCTTTCATCGCCCACGCAATGGACTACGAAACCTATGGCCGCGATGGCATCATCGTGCCGGGCATGGTGGTGAGCGTCGAAAGCTATATCGGCGAGAAAGGCGGACGCGAGGGGGTCAAGCTCGAGGACGAGATTCTCATCACCGAAACGGGGACCGAGCTGCTTTCGCGGTTTCCGTATGAAGACGAATTTCTTGACAACTAG
- a CDS encoding GlxA family transcriptional regulator: protein MNSRTVEKQAANDASLTFAVLVFPGFPMMAFSSVIEPLRAVNILAKRECYRWVIVGADPGTVEASNGVVIQPGFSAADAPKVDRIVVCSGGDADHVVADEAMSWIRKSLRGGAHIGAVADAAFFLARAGLLDGHACTLHWTSQAAFTEAFPDIELRRDLFVIDRKRFTSAGGVGSLDMMLEIITRDCGAEIAAGVAEWFVHSPLRSSVDRKLMPLRLRTGVQNELVLSAIAIMEDAVEERLGMAELAERLGVSPDKLERNFRAELDVSPNGYYRRLRLKRAADLLAHSTLMVRDVALACGFASMSSFARAFREEHGHAPKAMRRH, encoded by the coding sequence ATGAATTCACGCACCGTGGAAAAACAGGCAGCGAACGACGCGTCCCTCACCTTCGCGGTGCTGGTCTTTCCCGGCTTTCCGATGATGGCGTTTTCGTCCGTCATCGAGCCGCTGCGCGCCGTCAACATCCTTGCCAAGCGCGAGTGCTACCGCTGGGTGATCGTCGGCGCCGATCCCGGCACGGTCGAAGCCTCCAACGGCGTCGTCATCCAGCCCGGCTTTTCCGCGGCGGACGCGCCGAAGGTCGACCGCATCGTGGTGTGCTCCGGTGGCGATGCCGATCATGTCGTGGCCGATGAGGCGATGAGCTGGATCCGCAAAAGCCTGCGTGGCGGCGCGCATATCGGCGCCGTCGCGGACGCCGCCTTCTTCCTCGCCCGCGCCGGCCTGCTCGACGGCCATGCCTGCACCTTGCACTGGACGAGCCAAGCGGCCTTCACCGAGGCTTTCCCTGATATCGAGCTTCGGCGCGACCTCTTCGTCATCGACCGCAAGCGCTTCACCTCCGCCGGCGGCGTCGGCAGCCTCGACATGATGCTGGAGATCATCACGCGCGATTGCGGCGCCGAGATCGCGGCGGGGGTAGCGGAGTGGTTCGTGCACAGCCCGCTGCGCTCCAGCGTCGACCGCAAGCTGATGCCGCTCAGGCTGCGCACCGGCGTCCAGAACGAACTGGTGCTGTCGGCAATCGCCATCATGGAAGACGCGGTCGAGGAGCGGCTCGGCATGGCGGAGCTGGCGGAACGGCTCGGCGTGTCGCCCGACAAGCTGGAGCGCAATTTCCGGGCTGAGCTGGATGTCTCGCCCAATGGATATTACCGGAGGCTGCGACTGAAGCGCGCCGCCGATCTGCTCGCGCATTCGACGCTGATGGTGCGCGATGTAGCGCTCGCTTGCGGGTTTGCTTCGATGTCGAGCTTCGCAAGGGCGTTTCGCGAGGAGCACGGGCACGCGCCGAAGGCGATGCGAAGGCATTAG
- a CDS encoding NUDIX hydrolase: MTSSHSRTVTASTIRIAAAVIRDDGGRLLLVRKRGTSTFMQAGGKIEPGELPAAALARELREELGIAVDPAAAFHLGSFSAPAANEPETQVEAELFELPTTGEPVPAAEIEELIWLDPKAAAGIELAPLTATFVIPRYGRQP; encoded by the coding sequence GTGACTTCCAGCCATTCCAGAACAGTGACGGCCAGCACGATCCGCATCGCCGCCGCCGTCATCCGCGACGACGGCGGCAGACTGCTTCTCGTGCGAAAGCGCGGCACCAGCACCTTCATGCAGGCCGGCGGCAAGATCGAACCGGGTGAATTGCCGGCCGCAGCCCTGGCGCGCGAATTGCGCGAGGAGTTGGGCATCGCCGTCGATCCAGCCGCGGCCTTCCATCTCGGCTCCTTCTCGGCGCCCGCCGCCAATGAGCCGGAGACCCAAGTCGAGGCCGAACTGTTCGAGCTTCCCACCACCGGCGAGCCGGTCCCGGCGGCCGAGATCGAGGAGTTGATCTGGCTTGACCCGAAGGCGGCGGCCGGTATCGAACTCGCGCCGTTGACCGCAACCTTTGTCATTCCGCGCTACGGTCGCCAACCATGA
- a CDS encoding GAF domain-containing protein, whose product MFAATAIDTKDKPAFYKELATQLKALLEGEGDSVANAANTAALIYQMVPDLNWAGFYFLASDDELVLGPFQGKPACVRIAVGNGVCGKAIELDMSMLVKDVNEFPGHIACDADSRSELVVLLRDAEGAFGVLDLDSPLPGRFDKEDQAGIEKLAAIYVAACEFEDDDEG is encoded by the coding sequence ATGTTCGCGGCGACCGCCATCGACACCAAGGACAAGCCCGCCTTTTACAAGGAGTTGGCCACGCAATTGAAGGCGCTGCTGGAAGGCGAGGGCGATTCCGTCGCCAATGCCGCCAACACCGCGGCGCTGATCTACCAGATGGTGCCCGACCTCAACTGGGCGGGCTTCTATTTCCTCGCCTCCGATGACGAGCTGGTGCTCGGCCCCTTCCAGGGCAAGCCGGCCTGCGTACGCATCGCCGTTGGCAACGGCGTCTGCGGCAAGGCCATCGAGCTCGACATGTCGATGCTGGTCAAGGACGTCAACGAATTTCCCGGCCACATCGCCTGCGATGCCGATTCGCGCTCCGAGCTGGTCGTGCTGTTGCGCGACGCCGAAGGCGCCTTCGGCGTGCTCGACCTCGACAGCCCGCTGCCCGGCCGCTTCGACAAGGAGGACCAAGCCGGCATCGAGAAGCTCGCCGCGATCTATGTCGCGGCGTGCGAGTTCGAGGATGATGACGAGGGCTGA